The genomic interval CCGCTGGCCAACTGCCCCGCAGAATTCGCACGTGGCGGCCGCCTCCGTCACAGACGCCGCCACCAACGCCATCGCCGCGTCGGGCACGGACTGCGCGCCGGCGGTGACATGGATACGCAAGCCGCCGAGCTTCTCCGACACATCAGTGACCCGGTAACCGGGCACGGCCACGTTGAGCTGCGCGTGCAGGCGTTCCAGCAGAGGATGCCAGCCCGGTCCGACGGCACGCAGCCGCTCGGGGATCTGCGCTCCTGCCCCAGCGATCCGGTTCCCTTGGTCCTCCACGCAGGCATCATCTCTCACACGACCTGACCTGCAAGACAGCGCTACGGCAGGCTGGTTTCGCCGAACTGGATGAATCTCCGACTGCCAGCGCCAGGCGAAGTTCCGGTGCGACGCCGACAAGATCTGCCCAGGCACTGCTCGGCCTCTTGGCGAAGGTACGCGGGCGCGGTCGGCCAGCCCGGTGCGCGGCTGGTAGCACGAGCGGTTTGTGTCGACGTCCTTCGGCGCGCAGGGCGCAAAGCCGCCGGATGTCCTGCCGCCCTCATGATCCTTGTGGCGCCGGATGGGCTAGGACCAGTCGTCGTCGGAGTCGGTGCGGCCGACGAGCATGTCGTCGAGGAGCTCCTTGGTGATGGCTTCGGTCCCGTCCTCGATGGCCTGCTGGGCGGTCTGGCAAAGGAGTTGGTCGAGGGTGTCCATGTAGCCCCCGGTGCGCTCGTGGAGTTCCTCCTCGAACTCGAGGAGCGCTTCTGCGCCGGGCACGTGGTTGTAAAGGCGCAGGTTTTCGTCGTAGCGCAGCAGGACACTGCGCCAGTCTTCTTCCTCCCCTTTGGAGAAGGGGATGGGGCGGATCCACATCACGGGCAGGGTGCTGCGGAACTGCTCGGAGGTGCGGGGCCGTTCGCCGCGGCGGCGGTTGTGGAGGCCTTCGTTGACGATGTCGGTGGCGCCGCGGCCGCAGTAGATGATGGAAACCCGCAGGCGGGCCTGGAGGCAGTCGAAGTAGTCGAAGGCTGCGGCCAGGTCATTGTCGTGGATGCGGTTGATGCCGTCGATGAGGATCAGCGAGGTGCGGCTTTCCCGCATGGCGTGGACGACGGGCTCGGTCATGTCGGTGCTGCGGTAGGTGCGTTTGTCGAGGTTGATGGTGTGGTCCATGTCGAAGAAGTCCGCGAACGGCAGCGACCAGTCGAGATTGTGCTCGTGACGTGGAGGGACGTTGATATAGACGACGGGGGTCCATTCGTCATCCGGCCGCCGTTCCAGCTCCAGGATGCCCTGGTAGGCGCGGGCGATCTGCAGCAGCAGGGTGGTCTTGCCGGCGCACCCGTCGATGATCATGCTCATGCGCTTACCGGCGGGCCGGAACCGGTTGGTGCGCAGGGCGCGCCGGGCGTCCTTCAGGCCTCTCGTCACATCCGGGGTGGACACAGGCAGCAGTTCCCCGTGGTACATCATCCGCGGGTCGGTGTCGGTGACCTCCGTGCCCTGGGGCGCGCAGTCCTGCAGGTCTGGAGGCTCAAGGCGGCGGTGCACGAAGTCCATCAACCCCGCGCGCACCGTGAGCAGTTCGGGATCCAGCGGAGTGAACAGGGCAGACCGGGATGCGGAGGCGACCGGCTTTTGGATGGGGTGGGCCGTGTCCATTCAGTTCTCCTGAAGCTCGTCGCCGGATGATCCCGACTGGGTTTCGGGCTCGGACTCGGGTGTCTGGGGAGGGGGAGCGGAGAGTGCACGGAAGATGTCCCCGGCCGACCCTGCCAGGCTGTGTGGGCCGCCCGGAACCGGGCGGCGTCGTCGCAGCCGGGCCGGCGAGGTGGCGTCCTCCGGTGTCGACGCGGGCACGGGTGCAGTTGTGGGCAATGCGGCGCGCTGGCCGGGGAAGAGGTCCTTGGCAGCGATGTTCAGGGACGGCGCCGGCGTCACGCTGCCCGGAGTGGCCGGCACGATCCCGGCATACGGGCCGACGGGTGGTTCGGGTGCCGGGGCGGGCTGCGGGACGAACGCGGCCGCGGGAGTACTGCGGCGTGTGGAGGAGGGGCCGTTGCGGGCGCGGGTCAGCAACTCGTCCACGGCCCGGGCGATGTCCTCCTCGCTGTCCTCCCGCCCGGTGCGCTCCGTGACCAGGAGGGCGGCCTGCTCCCACAGATACTGAGTCCAGGCGTCGTTGATCAGATGCTGGTACTTGAAGTCGAAGGGCACCCACGGGCTGCGGGACGGCTCGTCTTTGACTGTGTGGTCATACAGCCACACCCGGCTGGGCTCGTAGGGGTTGTAGTAGACCGACCAGCGCCGACCCCGCCCCTTGATGCCGGTGCGGCGGTTTTTGAAGTCGCGAATGCGGTGGCTGACATAGGTCCGGTTGTCGATCTTGATGCCGTCGCGGGTGACGATGCGCTTGGCGTGGAGCAGCAGTTTGCGGCTCTCGTCGAGGGTGACCGGGCGCGGCACGCCGCCCTCCGTGGCCACCGCGGCCGCATACATCTGGTTCGGGGTGAGTACCAGGCCGGGCCAGAACGGTGAGCGCAGGCCTTCGTGCGGGCTTTGCTGATATTCGGTGGCCACCCACTCGTGCCACAGATCCTGTAGTTCGTTCAGCGACCACAGCCGTCCCTTGCCGACGTTCTTGCCCCGGGCGGTGGGGTGGTTGCCGGTGTAGTTGGCGACGAACTGGCAGAACTCGCTCTTGATCGTGGCGTTGGCACGCTCGATGACTGCCTTGTCGGTGGCGGTGCGTTCCCGGGCGGGCTCCACGTCGATCTGCAGCATGCTGCACGCGTCCCTGAAGTGACGGGACTTGAAGATCCTGGCGTTGTCGACGACGACCGTCTTGGGGCGGATTACCGGGCGGGCAGCGGCGCCGGCCATCCGCGGATCACTGGCCAGCATCCGGGCATACGGCAGGTCGGAATTCTCCGCCAGCGCTACGGGCGCCCAACCGGGGCGCGCGGCCAGCGGCGCCATCGCTTGCGCCAACAGCAGAGTGGCATCCAGCGCCTTGGTGCCGCGCCCGCCGCGGCGCCGACTGCCCGGTCCTTTCTTACGGCCCGGAGACTTCGGCACGATCATCCCGGCGCCGAAGCTGCGCGAGAGCACGTCGATGCCGTAGGTCAGCTCCACCGACACGGGACGTCCGTCGTCCCCGCGTGCGAGGACATCCAGGCCGGTGGAGTCGATCTGCACGCGTTCGCCCAGCAGCGTCACCGGCACCGGCGCGTAGGGAGGCTCCGGGGCATCGGCCTGCGTGCCGCCCGCGGCGTTCGACGAGGCCTTCGAGATTCCCATCCGCTTCAGCAGGTCGTAGAAGGTGGAGCGGGCCGGCATCAGGTCGCGGTACTCCTCCGGATAGCTGCGGCGCAGGGCCGCACGCACCCGCTTGCGCAGCCGGGACCACGTGCCCGCTGATTCGCCCTCCTGAGCCTTGTCCTCCTGGCGGATCACCTTCAGCACCCGCTCGTCCACGTTCCCGAACGGGCTGCCGGTGCGCAGCCACCGCCGGTCGATGAGACCGAGCAGCCCCTCCTTCTCGTAGGCCAGGCACTTGCGCTGCACGGTGGCGACGGATCCCGAAAGCCCGGCCGCCTGCAGCTCGGCGGCCTTCAACGCGTAACGCGCGGTGCGGGTGGTGACCGCCACGTCGTAGCCGCGCCGCGGCGTGAACGACCCCTCCGGAACCCGGACCGGGCGCCCAGTCAGCACCTCCCGGACGTGCCTCTCCCAGCAGCGCACATCCTTCAGCTGCTGGGGGGACAGACGGTCCAGCAGCGACAGATCTGCCACCGGCACCGGCTCCTGCGGCACCCCATGAACCATCAGCACCGCGAAGTCCGGGGCCGAGACGAGATGGGAGACCAGCGCCAGCGCGTCCTGCCCGGCCTCGTCCATCGCCGCCAGGTGCACGGTGGCGCCCTGCACCGCTCCCACCAGGTAGCGGCCGGACTTCCAGCGGACCGTCATCCCCGGCTGCAGCGTGGGCGCCGTCTGCGCCGGGGCATCCGCAGGCACGGCCCAGGGGGCTTTCATGCGGCCACTCCGGCCGCCCAGACCAGGCTGTCGGGCGTCAGCGGCTGCTCCCAGTGGGTCGTCAGCTCACCCGTCCACAGCAGGTGCCAGCTATAGGCCCGGCCATGTTCCGGCAAGAGATCCACCGCATCGGCGGCCTCGGCCACGGACAGCGGCCGGGCGAACGCCTCAAGCAGCAGGCTGCGCGCCCTGTCGTTGGCGCACTCGTCGTGGCGGAACTGGGAGACGAGATACACGTTGCGGCGCAGCTGGCCACCCGGGGCCAGGGCGACGTCCACCTGCCAGCCCGCCTCCGAAGCGGCTTCCCGCGCAGCGGTCACCTCGTGTGCGTCCGGCTCGGTACCGGAGGGGGAGTAAAGGTAGAGCAGCTGCTGCTTGTCGACCGTGCGGGCCATGAACGCCGGATGCACCACACCCGAATCCGACCCGTCCTGCCACTCGAGCTGCAGGCACGGCGCGGCCAGGTAGGCGATGCGCGGGTCGCGGTCGAGAAACATGGCCGCACAGGCGTGCTCCGCTGACCTGCAGCTGATGTCCTTCTTGGTGGTCGACGACCACCACTGCCGCACCTTCGACTTCCGCCCCTTGTAGGCCCGTTGCTCATGCAGCACCGGCCACTCCTCCACCGGAAGCCCCCGCAGAGCGCGGGCCGCCACGAGGTGCTCACGGCCGATGTCGTCGCGGTGACGTACCTGCACTTCCACCGGCTGCTCCCCTCGCACCGTGTCATACGGCTGGCGTCTTCGGCACGACACTCAAGCATCTGGGCGCGGCCGCCACGGCGTAGCCAAGAGACCGGTGTTCACTCGAACGGGTGGAGCGAGTTTGCGTTCTTGGTGCTGCGTGCGCTAACGCACGCAGCACCGGAGTGGCAAGGCCGTGGAGCTTCCCCTGGAATCCGCAGAGATCATCCAGCTCACCGATCTGCTGCTGTGCCAGGTCGACCGGGCCCAACGGCGCCTGCAGGAACGGG from Streptomyces sp. CC0208 carries:
- a CDS encoding Mu transposase C-terminal domain-containing protein; this translates as MKAPWAVPADAPAQTAPTLQPGMTVRWKSGRYLVGAVQGATVHLAAMDEAGQDALALVSHLVSAPDFAVLMVHGVPQEPVPVADLSLLDRLSPQQLKDVRCWERHVREVLTGRPVRVPEGSFTPRRGYDVAVTTRTARYALKAAELQAAGLSGSVATVQRKCLAYEKEGLLGLIDRRWLRTGSPFGNVDERVLKVIRQEDKAQEGESAGTWSRLRKRVRAALRRSYPEEYRDLMPARSTFYDLLKRMGISKASSNAAGGTQADAPEPPYAPVPVTLLGERVQIDSTGLDVLARGDDGRPVSVELTYGIDVLSRSFGAGMIVPKSPGRKKGPGSRRRGGRGTKALDATLLLAQAMAPLAARPGWAPVALAENSDLPYARMLASDPRMAGAAARPVIRPKTVVVDNARIFKSRHFRDACSMLQIDVEPARERTATDKAVIERANATIKSEFCQFVANYTGNHPTARGKNVGKGRLWSLNELQDLWHEWVATEYQQSPHEGLRSPFWPGLVLTPNQMYAAAVATEGGVPRPVTLDESRKLLLHAKRIVTRDGIKIDNRTYVSHRIRDFKNRRTGIKGRGRRWSVYYNPYEPSRVWLYDHTVKDEPSRSPWVPFDFKYQHLINDAWTQYLWEQAALLVTERTGREDSEEDIARAVDELLTRARNGPSSTRRSTPAAAFVPQPAPAPEPPVGPYAGIVPATPGSVTPAPSLNIAAKDLFPGQRAALPTTAPVPASTPEDATSPARLRRRRPVPGGPHSLAGSAGDIFRALSAPPPQTPESEPETQSGSSGDELQEN